In Triticum urartu cultivar G1812 chromosome 6, Tu2.1, whole genome shotgun sequence, the following proteins share a genomic window:
- the LOC125514365 gene encoding uncharacterized protein LOC125514365 isoform X1 → MYSPSSLELQEQTSSTPMSPAAATPELCSGIHMNRYLNIYLKCNQPFAVGCILNMKMRSIPAPPISVSLVSSVTEDGWQSASFMLWKGEFLPKNHMHLTDHINLLLRFPHTSGCLKNVELSSEVLQWLALPGMGRRL, encoded by the exons ATGTATTCGCCGAGTTCGCTGGAGCTACAAGAACAGACGTCAAGCACTCCAATGTCGCCAGCAGCGGCTACACCAGAG CTTTGCAGTGGCATACACATGAATAGATATCTCAACATATATTTGAAGTGTAACCAGCCTTTCGCAGTTGGATGTATTCTGAACAT GAAGATGAGGTCTATTCCAGCGCCTCCAATTTCAGTCTCTCTGGTCTCAAGTGTGACTGAAGATGGGTGGCAATCTGCAAGTTTCATGCTTTGGAAGGGTGAATTCTTACCGAAAAACCATATGCATCTTACCGACCATATTAATTTATTGCTAAGGTTTCCTCATACCAGTG GCTGTTTAAAGAATGTTGAGTTGTCAAGCGAGGTGCTGCAGTGGCTGGCGTTGCCGGGCATGGGACGACGTCTCTAG
- the LOC125514365 gene encoding uncharacterized protein LOC125514365 isoform X2, translating to MYSPSSLELQEQTSSTPMSPAAATPELCSGIHMNRYLNIYLKCNQPFAVGCILNMKMRSIPAPPISVSLVSSVTEDGWQSASFMLWKGCLKNVELSSEVLQWLALPGMGRRL from the exons ATGTATTCGCCGAGTTCGCTGGAGCTACAAGAACAGACGTCAAGCACTCCAATGTCGCCAGCAGCGGCTACACCAGAG CTTTGCAGTGGCATACACATGAATAGATATCTCAACATATATTTGAAGTGTAACCAGCCTTTCGCAGTTGGATGTATTCTGAACAT GAAGATGAGGTCTATTCCAGCGCCTCCAATTTCAGTCTCTCTGGTCTCAAGTGTGACTGAAGATGGGTGGCAATCTGCAAGTTTCATGCTTTGGAAGG GCTGTTTAAAGAATGTTGAGTTGTCAAGCGAGGTGCTGCAGTGGCTGGCGTTGCCGGGCATGGGACGACGTCTCTAG
- the LOC125514365 gene encoding uncharacterized protein LOC125514365 isoform X3 produces the protein MYSPSSLELQEQTSSTPMSPAAATPELCSGIHMNRYLNIYLKCNQPFAVGCILNMKMRSIPAPPISVSLVSSVTEDGWQSASFMLWKGEFLPKNHMHLTDHINLLLRLFKEC, from the exons ATGTATTCGCCGAGTTCGCTGGAGCTACAAGAACAGACGTCAAGCACTCCAATGTCGCCAGCAGCGGCTACACCAGAG CTTTGCAGTGGCATACACATGAATAGATATCTCAACATATATTTGAAGTGTAACCAGCCTTTCGCAGTTGGATGTATTCTGAACAT GAAGATGAGGTCTATTCCAGCGCCTCCAATTTCAGTCTCTCTGGTCTCAAGTGTGACTGAAGATGGGTGGCAATCTGCAAGTTTCATGCTTTGGAAGGGTGAATTCTTACCGAAAAACCATATGCATCTTACCGACCATATTAATTTATTGCTAAG GCTGTTTAAAGAATGTTGA